From Vigna unguiculata cultivar IT97K-499-35 chromosome 5, ASM411807v1, whole genome shotgun sequence, the proteins below share one genomic window:
- the LOC114185760 gene encoding uncharacterized protein LOC114185760: MAGTYNNQHRHVLQLVLSCRKITAQVTNTTTSSIIAMASSSEQEFAAHYRAQLNRFPRSQRYWDGKVASRVGEKLGFRLREIGITTVQIDPSEEQSRPPHYRAMVSPLFHSIKNAGVHVSGVQ, encoded by the coding sequence ATGGCGGGTACCTACAATAACCAACACCGCCACGTGCTGCAGCTGGTGCTGTCATGCCGGAAAATCACCGCCCAGgtcaccaacaccaccacctcATCCATCATAGCCATGGCCTCCTCGTCGGAGCAGGAATTCGCGGCTCACTACCGTGCCCAGCTCAACCGGTTCCCCAGATCTCAGCGCTACTGGGACGGTAAAGTGGCCTCTCGCGTCGGGGAGAAGCTAGGGTTCCGCCTCAGAGAAATTGGTATCACCACCGTGCAAATCGACCCTAGCGAGGAACAATCCCGTCCACCACACTACCGCGCCATGGTCTCTCCCTTGTTCCATTCCATCAAAAACGCCGGCGTCCACGTTTCCGGAGTTCAGTGA